In Cervus elaphus chromosome 5, mCerEla1.1, whole genome shotgun sequence, the following proteins share a genomic window:
- the LOC122695668 gene encoding uncharacterized protein C9orf40-like: MLSFCTHLPFLILSLPRNSFSLASDLNRGNSFSLVCSLKLHSRTFHVPWKRLLLCDFPEEPPPPPLWIPPPGASHPGRPLGFPELPRKRKIDAGAMTEPSVSPGKRRDDGDTGAQGGAEREGRGLETGESQLLQPPVRPRGPGEEPRDVRPLRGGGDDGAGRAESQRGDWGAAPRQLSEEFWQYNTFQYRRNPLPPIDLADIEVVSEDNLIETALQGKNEVAEIDMES, translated from the exons ATGTTATCATTTTGCACGCACCTTCCTTTCCTCATTCTCTCCCTCCCAC GAAACAGTTTTAGCCTAGCTTCTGACCTCAACAGAGGAAACAGTTTTAGCCTAGTTTGTAGTTTAAAACTTCACTCTCGGACGTTCCACGTGCCTTGGAAGCGGCTCCTGCTCTGCGACTTTCCtgaggagccgccgccgccgccgctctgGATCCCGCCGCCGGGGGCCTCGCATCCCGGGCGGCCCCTCGGCTTCCCCGAGCTGCCCCGAAAGCGTAAAATCGACGCGGGGGCTATGACTGAGCCTTCGGTTTCGCCCGGCAAGCGCCGCGACGACGGGGATACCGGTGCTCAGGGCGGCGCGGAGCGTGAGGGCCGCGGCCTGGAGACCGGCGAGTCGCAGCTGCTGCAGCCGCCCGTGCGGCCCCGCGGGCCGGGGGAGGAGCCCCGGGATGTCCGGCCCCTGAGAGGCGGTGGCGACGATGGGGCGGGGCGCGCAGAGTCCCAGCGGGGAGACTGGGGGGCCGCACCGCGCCAGCTCAGTGAAGAATTTTGGCAGTATAACACTTTCCAGTACCGGAGGAACCCTTTACCGCCTATTGATCTGGCAGACATTGAAGTTGTAAGCGAAGACAACCTGATAGAAACAGCACTGCAGGGcaagaatgaagtggctgagaTTGATATGGAGTCTTGA